The following proteins come from a genomic window of Mariniflexile sp. TRM1-10:
- the trpS gene encoding tryptophan--tRNA ligase, producing the protein MARILTGIQSTGTPHLGNILGALMPAIKMANSPENESFLFIANLHTLTQIKYAETLKQNTYSVAATWLAFGLDIEKTVFYRQSDIPQVTELSWYLSCFFPYQRLTLAHSFKDKADRLEDVNAGLFFYPMLMAADILLYDAEIIPVGKDQLQHIEMTRDVASRFHAKMGDVFVLPEGKVEENIMLIPGTDGEKMSKSRDNTINIFLDDKKLRKQIMTIQTDSTPLEEPKDWSTCNCFAIYSLLANEEQIKTMKANYENGNYGYGHAKQALFELIVETFKTQRERYNYYMNNLNEIDDALAIGAEKARLVANDVLKRVREKVGY; encoded by the coding sequence ATGGCAAGAATACTTACAGGCATACAAAGTACGGGAACACCACATTTAGGAAATATTTTAGGCGCATTGATGCCCGCAATAAAAATGGCAAACAGCCCTGAAAACGAATCGTTTTTATTTATTGCCAATTTACATACCTTAACCCAAATTAAATATGCCGAAACACTAAAACAAAACACCTACTCGGTAGCGGCTACGTGGTTGGCGTTTGGATTGGATATTGAAAAAACGGTGTTTTATAGACAAAGTGATATTCCGCAAGTTACTGAGTTGTCCTGGTATTTAAGCTGCTTTTTCCCTTACCAACGCTTAACATTAGCGCATAGTTTTAAAGATAAAGCTGATAGATTGGAAGATGTAAACGCAGGTTTATTTTTCTATCCCATGCTTATGGCTGCCGATATTTTATTGTATGATGCCGAAATAATTCCTGTGGGGAAAGACCAATTGCAACATATTGAAATGACCCGCGATGTAGCGTCTCGTTTTCATGCGAAAATGGGAGACGTTTTTGTTTTGCCCGAAGGAAAAGTGGAGGAAAACATCATGCTTATTCCAGGTACCGATGGCGAAAAAATGAGTAAAAGTAGAGACAACACCATCAACATTTTTTTAGACGATAAAAAACTACGCAAACAGATAATGACCATTCAAACCGATAGCACACCGCTTGAAGAACCTAAAGACTGGAGTACCTGTAACTGTTTTGCTATTTATAGTTTGTTGGCAAACGAAGAACAAATTAAAACCATGAAAGCCAATTATGAAAATGGTAATTATGGTTATGGGCATGCCAAACAAGCCTTATTTGAATTAATTGTTGAAACATTTAAAACCCAACGCGAACGCTATAATTACTACATGAACAATCTTAACGAAATTGATGACGCATTAGCTATTGGTGCTGAAAAAGCTAGATTGGTTGCTAATGATGTTTTGAAACGTGTTAGGGAAAAGGTTGGGTATTAA
- a CDS encoding dual OB domain-containing protein, protein MEVLVTSKTSWGNSYCIGGLEIATNRFVRLMTTIGSYQPLTAPYQIGQVWDLDYHNNPAAPPHIEDVWIYRNNGLIRNIPNIINYISQNCLVWDGDFNVLFGGLLRWTGNGSGHINNPNNLPNNSVGFWICDRDLTYDGAKYYIYNRGFLQTNKRLPYKGVLPAIPVIPAGTLIRVSLAKWFPSEHVESRCYLQLSGWY, encoded by the coding sequence TTGGAAGTACTTGTAACATCAAAAACTAGTTGGGGAAATTCTTATTGTATTGGAGGGCTAGAAATAGCAACTAATAGATTTGTTAGATTAATGACAACAATCGGTAGCTATCAACCTTTAACTGCTCCTTACCAAATTGGACAAGTATGGGATTTAGACTATCACAATAATCCAGCTGCACCACCACATATTGAAGATGTATGGATATATAGAAATAATGGTCTTATCAGAAATATACCCAACATTATTAATTACATTAGTCAAAATTGTTTAGTTTGGGATGGTGATTTTAATGTATTATTTGGAGGACTTTTAAGATGGACTGGAAATGGAAGTGGTCATATAAATAATCCAAATAATTTACCAAATAATAGTGTTGGGTTTTGGATTTGTGATAGAGATTTGACTTATGATGGAGCAAAATATTATATCTACAATAGAGGTTTCCTTCAAACAAATAAAAGATTACCTTATAAAGGCGTGTTGCCAGCAATTCCTGTAATTCCAGCGGGAACTTTGATTAGGGTTTCACTTGCAAAATGGTTTCCTAGTGAGCATGTTGAATCTAGGTGTTATCTTCAATTATCTGGTTGGTATTAA
- a CDS encoding DUF488 domain-containing protein, with amino-acid sequence MNFYTIGVYNFNEKEFFHKLITNKIDVFCDIRQRRGVRGSKYSFVNSKKLQSKLNDLGIKYFHYLDLAPTTEIRELQKVADLKNHELKRDRKSLGQVFINEYKNQIINYFNFAEFLDDLKKNNANNVVLFCVEESYNACHRSIVAEKLSNDYKFNIKNI; translated from the coding sequence ATGAACTTTTATACAATTGGAGTTTATAACTTTAACGAAAAAGAATTCTTCCATAAACTAATTACTAATAAAATAGATGTATTTTGTGATATACGCCAAAGACGTGGAGTCAGAGGTTCAAAATATTCTTTTGTTAATAGTAAAAAACTTCAAAGCAAATTAAACGATTTAGGAATTAAGTATTTTCATTATCTAGATTTAGCTCCAACTACAGAAATTAGAGAGTTGCAAAAGGTAGCAGATTTAAAAAATCATGAGTTAAAAAGAGATAGAAAATCTCTAGGACAGGTATTCATCAATGAATATAAAAATCAGATTATTAATTATTTTAATTTTGCTGAATTTCTAGATGACTTAAAAAAGAACAATGCAAACAACGTTGTATTATTTTGTGTTGAAGAATCATATAATGCCTGTCATAGGTCAATAGTTGCGGAAAAATTGAGTAATGATTATAAGTTCAATATTAAAAACATCTAA
- a CDS encoding DUF488 domain-containing protein yields MTDVIYSIGHGNKSIDSFINELKKYDIEYLLDVRTSPMSKFNPQFNRPLLEEDLKKHLITYMFAGEQLGGLPKDPSCYTNGKVDYSKIRQKPFFQDAIKVLIEANKENMKIALMCSESNPAECHRSKLIGQELLEHNISLNHIVSNKLKDQKTVIYELTKGKGLSNLFEEEGLTSRKTYI; encoded by the coding sequence ATGACAGATGTAATTTATTCAATTGGGCATGGGAATAAAAGTATTGATTCATTTATTAATGAATTGAAAAAATATGATATTGAGTATTTATTAGATGTTAGAACTTCCCCAATGTCTAAATTTAATCCTCAATTTAATAGACCTCTGCTTGAAGAAGATCTAAAAAAGCATTTGATTACTTATATGTTTGCGGGAGAACAATTAGGTGGGCTACCCAAAGATCCAAGCTGTTACACAAATGGAAAAGTAGATTATTCTAAAATAAGACAAAAACCTTTTTTTCAAGACGCAATAAAAGTTTTAATTGAAGCAAATAAAGAGAACATGAAAATTGCTTTAATGTGTAGTGAGTCTAATCCTGCAGAGTGTCATAGAAGTAAATTGATAGGCCAAGAGTTATTAGAACATAATATTTCATTAAATCATATTGTATCAAATAAATTAAAAGATCAAAAAACAGTAATATATGAACTTACTAAGGGTAAGGGTCTTTCCAATTTATTTGAAGAAGAAGGCTTAACTTCTAGAAAAACATACATCTAA
- the dprA gene encoding DNA-processing protein DprA translates to MTDNDLLYTLALQHVPNIGDITAKRLISHCGTAEAVLKEKKQNLLKIDGIGSVTLSDLNKANHLKEAEKEIDFIKNNNINVSFFKEDNYPEKLKHCIDGPIILFQTGNIHLKQQRIISIVGSRKITTSGVAFCEDLVEKLAIYNPVIVSGFAYGTDITAHKAALKHNLQTIGCLAHGMNQIYPAVHKKYMVDVEKNGGFFTDFWSTDNFDRNNFLKRNRVIAGLSEATIVIESAEKGGSLVTADIANSYNRDVFAVPGRTTDLQSTGCNNLIKYQKAHMMTTALDVPYILNWKLEEENKPAIQKQLFVELDATEKVIYNYLKDNEKQQLDMIAINCDLPIFKIAGVLLNMELKGVIRPLPGKLFEVI, encoded by the coding sequence ATGACTGATAATGATTTGCTTTACACCTTAGCCTTACAACATGTACCAAATATTGGTGATATTACGGCCAAACGGCTTATTTCGCATTGCGGGACTGCAGAAGCTGTTTTAAAGGAAAAGAAACAAAATTTACTCAAAATTGATGGCATTGGAAGTGTTACTCTAAGTGATTTGAATAAAGCCAATCATTTAAAAGAAGCCGAAAAGGAAATCGATTTTATAAAAAACAACAATATAAACGTATCCTTTTTTAAAGAGGATAACTACCCCGAGAAATTAAAACATTGTATTGATGGGCCTATTATATTATTTCAAACGGGAAACATTCATTTGAAACAGCAGCGTATTATAAGTATTGTAGGGTCTAGAAAAATTACCACAAGTGGGGTTGCCTTTTGTGAAGACTTGGTAGAAAAACTAGCAATTTATAATCCAGTTATTGTTTCAGGGTTTGCTTATGGAACAGATATAACAGCACACAAAGCAGCTTTAAAGCACAATTTGCAAACCATTGGTTGCTTAGCACATGGTATGAACCAAATTTATCCAGCAGTACATAAAAAGTATATGGTTGATGTAGAGAAAAACGGTGGTTTTTTTACCGATTTTTGGAGTACTGATAATTTTGACAGAAACAATTTTTTAAAAAGAAACAGGGTTATTGCTGGTTTAAGTGAAGCAACTATTGTTATAGAATCAGCCGAAAAAGGTGGAAGCTTGGTAACCGCCGATATAGCAAATTCATATAACCGTGATGTGTTTGCGGTTCCGGGAAGAACTACCGATTTACAAAGTACAGGGTGCAATAATTTAATCAAGTATCAAAAAGCACATATGATGACTACAGCTTTGGATGTGCCTTATATTTTAAATTGGAAGTTAGAAGAAGAAAACAAACCAGCCATACAAAAACAATTATTTGTTGAGTTGGATGCTACCGAAAAAGTAATTTATAACTACCTAAAAGATAACGAAAAACAACAATTGGACATGATTGCTATTAATTGTGACCTGCCAATTTTTAAAATAGCCGGTGTGTTGCTGAATATGGAATTAAAAGGTGTTATTCGACCGTTACCGGGGAAATTATTTGAGGTTATCTAA
- a CDS encoding HU domain-containing protein, with the protein MQLETYISDLLYRYECVTIPEFGSFLTQRASATIDDATNTFYPPKKTVSFNEQIQTNDGLLAHYIADVEKIPFEVATDKIAKRVHAIKSYLTQGETITFKNIGDITFNNEGKILFEPIYQLNYLTDSFGLSQLVSPKVSREIYKTEVEAIEKVIPLTITPEKRKAKPYFKYAAVAFIALTLGGLVSSKYYIDQIEQHNQIAQEEAFQQLDAKIEQATFNLNPLPAITLNVTKQSGNYHVIAGAFRVEDNCELIISQLKEQGFNARTIGVNKYGLHEVVYGSYKTAEEALKALRDIRKTHNEDAWLLVKDLDLVVE; encoded by the coding sequence ATGCAATTAGAAACCTACATAAGCGATTTACTCTATAGATATGAGTGTGTTACCATACCAGAGTTTGGTTCATTTTTAACGCAACGTGCATCTGCAACTATTGATGATGCTACCAATACCTTTTATCCACCAAAAAAAACGGTGTCGTTTAATGAGCAGATTCAAACGAATGATGGTTTATTGGCTCATTATATAGCCGATGTAGAAAAAATTCCTTTTGAAGTTGCGACTGATAAAATTGCAAAACGTGTTCATGCTATAAAATCGTATTTAACACAAGGTGAAACCATAACCTTTAAAAATATTGGTGACATTACCTTTAATAACGAAGGTAAAATTTTATTTGAACCTATTTATCAACTAAATTATTTAACTGATTCTTTTGGTTTATCTCAATTGGTATCACCAAAAGTTTCTCGAGAAATTTATAAAACAGAGGTTGAAGCTATTGAAAAAGTAATTCCGTTAACAATTACTCCTGAAAAACGCAAAGCCAAACCATATTTTAAATACGCTGCTGTAGCATTCATAGCCTTAACTTTAGGCGGATTGGTATCGTCTAAATATTATATAGACCAAATTGAGCAGCACAATCAAATCGCTCAAGAGGAGGCATTCCAGCAATTAGATGCTAAAATAGAACAAGCTACATTTAATTTAAATCCGCTTCCTGCCATTACTTTAAATGTTACCAAGCAATCTGGCAATTACCATGTTATTGCAGGTGCTTTTAGAGTTGAAGATAACTGCGAGTTAATTATTAGCCAATTAAAAGAGCAAGGTTTTAATGCCAGAACTATTGGCGTAAACAAGTACGGTTTACACGAAGTTGTTTATGGTAGCTATAAAACTGCTGAAGAGGCTTTAAAAGCGTTGCGCGACATAAGAAAAACGCATAACGAAGATGCTTGGTTATTGGTTAAGGATCTAGACCTGGTTGTAGAATAA
- a CDS encoding acyl-CoA thioesterase, whose amino-acid sequence MQAKTPEQSKTILTDMVLPGETNPLNNLFGGELLARMDRAASIAARRHSRRIVVTASVNHVAFSRAVPLGSVVTVEAKVSRAFKTSMEVFIDVWIEDRESGERTKANEGIYTFVAVNDTGKPVLVPEVLPETDIEKQRFEAALRRKQLSLLLSGKIKPSEATELKALFE is encoded by the coding sequence ATGCAAGCAAAAACACCCGAACAATCTAAAACGATTCTTACCGATATGGTTTTACCTGGTGAAACCAACCCTTTAAACAACCTTTTTGGCGGCGAGCTATTGGCCCGTATGGACAGAGCTGCTAGTATTGCGGCGAGACGCCATAGTAGACGTATTGTTGTTACCGCATCTGTAAACCACGTCGCTTTTAGCAGAGCAGTGCCTTTAGGTAGTGTGGTAACCGTGGAGGCTAAAGTATCGCGTGCTTTTAAAACATCGATGGAAGTATTTATTGATGTTTGGATTGAAGACAGAGAATCTGGTGAGCGTACCAAAGCCAACGAAGGTATTTATACATTTGTGGCTGTAAATGATACTGGAAAGCCTGTATTGGTTCCTGAAGTACTGCCAGAAACCGACATCGAGAAACAACGTTTTGAAGCCGCTTTACGCCGTAAACAATTAAGTTTGTTGCTGTCAGGAAAAATAAAACCTAGTGAAGCGACAGAGCTAAAGGCATTGTTTGAATAG
- a CDS encoding murein hydrolase activator EnvC family protein — MLQNKQPFKIILLLSLMFCSAFVFSQSAKQQELEARRQELRLEIQKIAQLRAENQSKQKSQLTLIQDFKHKISVLDNLIKVTNQQANLLTRDINYNQRKISSLRDELKVLKEDYAAMMVKSYKSKNQQSRIMFLLSANDFKQAYKRLQYMKQYTDHQKEQGETIKAKTAELQAINLDLLKQQETKKKLIAENREVQKTLEAERKQHEELMKAIKKNLSVYAAQIKQKQREADRIDAEIDRIIKEAIAKSNKKSGATTTKSSSGFALTPEEKVLAANFVANKGKLPWPIEKGYVTLGYGTQPHPIDHSLTIKSNGVRIATEKGAKVHAVFNGEVSAVLKMKNVNPIVMIRHGDYLTLYKNLSEVYVKEGDKVTTKQVIGEVFTNPSNGETILSFSISKGTATENPASWIFKM; from the coding sequence ATGTTACAAAATAAACAACCATTTAAAATAATATTACTGCTAAGCCTTATGTTTTGTAGTGCTTTTGTGTTTTCCCAAAGCGCAAAACAACAGGAACTTGAGGCACGTAGGCAAGAACTTCGTCTGGAGATTCAGAAAATAGCCCAATTACGCGCAGAAAACCAGAGTAAGCAAAAGTCGCAATTAACATTAATTCAAGATTTCAAACATAAAATAAGTGTGTTGGATAATTTGATTAAGGTCACCAACCAACAAGCCAATTTATTAACACGCGATATTAATTATAATCAAAGAAAAATATCGAGTTTGAGAGACGAATTAAAGGTTTTAAAGGAAGATTATGCTGCTATGATGGTGAAGTCTTATAAAAGCAAAAATCAACAAAGCAGAATCATGTTTCTGCTTTCTGCAAACGATTTTAAACAAGCCTACAAGCGTTTGCAGTATATGAAGCAATATACAGACCATCAAAAAGAACAAGGCGAAACAATTAAAGCAAAAACGGCCGAATTACAAGCCATTAATTTAGACTTGTTAAAACAACAAGAAACCAAGAAAAAACTGATTGCCGAAAATAGAGAAGTTCAAAAAACTTTAGAAGCTGAGCGTAAACAGCATGAAGAATTAATGAAGGCTATCAAGAAGAATCTGTCTGTTTATGCGGCTCAAATAAAACAAAAGCAACGAGAGGCCGATAGAATTGATGCTGAAATAGACCGAATTATTAAAGAAGCCATAGCAAAATCCAACAAAAAATCTGGAGCTACAACTACAAAAAGCTCTTCAGGGTTCGCTTTAACCCCAGAAGAAAAGGTTTTAGCTGCTAATTTTGTGGCGAACAAAGGCAAACTGCCTTGGCCAATAGAAAAAGGCTATGTAACGCTTGGTTATGGGACACAACCACATCCCATAGATCATTCATTAACCATTAAAAGTAATGGGGTAAGAATTGCTACCGAAAAAGGAGCCAAAGTACATGCCGTTTTTAATGGTGAAGTAAGTGCGGTACTTAAAATGAAAAACGTAAACCCCATTGTAATGATTCGTCATGGTGATTATTTAACCTTATATAAAAACTTATCTGAGGTTTATGTTAAAGAAGGTGATAAAGTAACTACCAAACAAGTAATTGGAGAGGTGTTTACAAATCCTTCAAATGGCGAAACCATTTTAAGTTTTTCAATTTCTAAAGGAACAGCTACCGAAAATCCAGCATCTTGGATTTTTAAAATGTGA
- a CDS encoding DUF4292 domain-containing protein, translating to MNLLKHAVLFLLVLLVCQCKSSKTIDGGEANLNLNAKQLLKENDKKTPHFKTLQSKLRITYSQDGKEQSYTVNFRAKKDEVLWISAAFSVVKALITPEKVSFYNKLDNTYFEGDYKYLSDLLGTELDFQKVQNLLLGDAIFNLDANTYEVSVTDEAYILQPKQQRELFEIFFLLDPVLFKIKSQQVSQPKEFRHLQIDYLSYQEVEKQTLPERIKVIAVEANNETIIDLEFKNITLNEDLGFPYKIPSGFKEIKL from the coding sequence ATGAACCTACTTAAGCACGCCGTTTTATTCCTTTTAGTTTTATTGGTATGTCAATGTAAATCTTCTAAAACTATTGATGGAGGTGAGGCAAATTTAAATTTAAACGCAAAACAACTTTTAAAAGAAAACGACAAAAAAACACCACACTTTAAAACACTACAATCTAAACTTAGAATAACCTATAGTCAAGACGGTAAAGAACAGTCTTATACTGTAAATTTTAGAGCAAAAAAAGACGAAGTGTTATGGATAAGTGCGGCGTTTTCGGTAGTAAAAGCATTAATTACTCCCGAAAAAGTGAGTTTCTATAATAAATTGGACAACACTTATTTTGAAGGTGATTATAAATATTTAAGTGATTTGTTGGGTACTGAATTGGATTTTCAAAAGGTTCAAAATTTACTATTAGGAGACGCTATTTTTAATTTAGATGCGAATACTTACGAAGTTTCGGTGACAGATGAAGCATACATTTTACAACCAAAACAACAGCGCGAACTGTTTGAGATTTTTTTTTTGTTAGACCCCGTTCTTTTCAAAATAAAATCGCAGCAAGTATCGCAACCAAAAGAATTTAGACACTTACAGATAGATTATTTATCGTATCAAGAAGTAGAAAAACAAACATTGCCCGAGCGTATAAAAGTTATTGCTGTTGAAGCCAATAATGAAACCATTATAGATTTAGAATTTAAAAACATTACTTTAAATGAAGATTTAGGTTTTCCGTATAAAATACCCTCAGGTTTTAAAGAAATAAAACTTTAA
- a CDS encoding tetratricopeptide repeat protein has product MKQKIYILILLFGILIFPQVNYAQVDFNKKPDDDLGNVEDKFQELFYEALKQKGIENYDRSVDALLKCIELDNSVPVLYYELGKNYMKLKNFGAAEDALKKAVSKAPDNEWFLDALYGFYMEQSEFDKAIKTVKQLVKFHTDYKENLAALYVKTKEYKDALKILDELDAEFGISVERDFMRNQIYEATGRKKDQIKNLEARVEDNPDKESNYLQLIFRYSENNEQEKAFETAKELLKINPNSQIVHLALYKFYLDDNNAEKAIESMKIVVKSPEIKPEAKLKVLTDFVQFVGNNPQYEADLVEATALVDNSNSSKTLTELGQYYLVKSNKPKALEYFESALKIDGENFNVLRNVLLLYIDLQKFNLAEKKSYEVIQKYPAQPLFYLINGVALNQLNQPKKAADVLETGLDFIIDDNKMEIDFYNQLSISYSLLSNTAKAKAFSDKVKQLETSN; this is encoded by the coding sequence ATGAAACAAAAAATCTACATACTCATTTTGCTCTTCGGAATACTCATTTTTCCGCAGGTGAATTATGCCCAAGTAGATTTTAATAAAAAGCCCGATGACGATCTAGGCAATGTAGAAGACAAATTTCAAGAACTTTTTTACGAAGCTTTAAAGCAAAAAGGGATTGAAAATTACGACCGATCGGTAGATGCGCTTTTAAAATGTATTGAATTAGATAATTCGGTGCCTGTTTTATATTATGAATTGGGTAAAAACTATATGAAGCTTAAAAATTTTGGTGCAGCCGAAGATGCCTTAAAAAAAGCTGTAAGTAAAGCACCCGATAACGAGTGGTTTTTAGATGCACTTTACGGATTTTACATGGAACAAAGTGAGTTTGATAAAGCCATTAAAACCGTTAAGCAATTGGTGAAATTCCACACCGATTATAAAGAGAATTTAGCGGCATTATATGTAAAAACCAAGGAGTATAAAGATGCTTTAAAAATTTTGGATGAGTTAGATGCTGAATTTGGTATTTCGGTAGAGCGAGATTTTATGCGTAACCAAATTTATGAAGCTACGGGCCGCAAAAAAGACCAGATTAAAAACTTAGAAGCACGTGTAGAAGATAATCCGGATAAAGAATCCAATTATCTGCAGCTCATCTTTCGCTATAGTGAAAACAACGAACAAGAAAAAGCGTTTGAAACGGCTAAAGAGCTGTTAAAAATCAATCCCAATTCCCAGATTGTTCATTTAGCATTATATAAGTTTTATTTGGATGATAACAATGCCGAAAAAGCAATTGAATCGATGAAAATTGTGGTTAAGAGCCCTGAAATAAAGCCAGAAGCAAAGCTTAAAGTGCTTACAGATTTTGTTCAGTTTGTTGGTAACAATCCGCAATATGAAGCCGATTTAGTAGAAGCAACAGCTTTAGTGGACAATAGTAATAGCAGCAAAACCCTTACAGAGCTTGGGCAATATTATTTAGTGAAAAGCAATAAACCGAAGGCTTTAGAGTATTTTGAATCAGCATTAAAAATTGATGGAGAAAACTTTAATGTGCTTCGAAATGTATTGTTACTTTACATAGATTTGCAAAAGTTTAATTTGGCAGAGAAAAAGAGCTATGAAGTGATTCAAAAATATCCAGCACAGCCGTTGTTTTATTTAATTAATGGAGTGGCATTAAATCAATTAAATCAACCCAAAAAGGCGGCCGATGTTTTAGAAACGGGATTGGATTTTATAATTGATGATAACAAAATGGAAATCGATTTTTATAATCAATTAAGTATATCATACAGCTTATTAAGCAATACAGCAAAAGCAAAAGCGTTTAGTGATAAAGTAAAACAATTAGAAACTTCAAATTAA
- a CDS encoding GIY-YIG nuclease family protein: MIGITDNIDERVKEHKLKVYPKSFTAKYNCGMLVYFEEFQNGIKATLREKQFKKWKRDWKIKLIEEMNPSWTDLSLN, encoded by the coding sequence ATAATAGGAATAACAGATAACATTGACGAGCGAGTAAAGGAACATAAATTAAAAGTATATCCTAAGTCCTTTACGGCAAAGTACAATTGTGGTATGCTTGTTTATTTCGAAGAATTTCAAAACGGTATTAAAGCTACTTTAAGAGAAAAACAGTTTAAAAAATGGAAAAGAGATTGGAAAATTAAGCTCATAGAAGAAATGAACCCTAGTTGGACAGATCTGAGTTTAAATTAG
- a CDS encoding sugar phosphate nucleotidyltransferase, which translates to MKIIVPMAGRGSRLRPHSLTVPKPLIPVAGQPIVHRLVKDIAKVLKQPIDEIAFVLGDPAFFGDDVVESLEKLATDLGAKASIYRQDLPLGTGHAIMCAKPSLSGPAVIAYADTLIRAEFDLDPAADSVIWTKQVDNPEAYGVVKLNANQEIVELVEKPENFVSDQAVIGIYYFKDVAILKEKLQQILDENVTNGGEYQINDGIKRMMADGKVFKTGTVDEWMDCGNKAITIETNARMLGFLKADGEEQLVATSAKLHDSKIIEPCFIGEHVVLKNSTVGPHVSIGNNSVIENSTVKNSLIQTHTTIKNANLDEAMIGNHVKYDGKFTSVSIGDYSVLE; encoded by the coding sequence ATGAAAATAATAGTACCAATGGCAGGACGTGGTTCTCGTCTACGCCCACATAGTTTAACCGTGCCAAAACCTTTAATTCCGGTGGCGGGTCAACCCATAGTGCATCGTTTAGTAAAGGACATTGCCAAAGTTTTAAAACAACCTATTGATGAAATTGCCTTTGTTTTAGGTGATCCTGCTTTTTTTGGTGACGATGTTGTTGAAAGTTTAGAGAAACTAGCAACCGATTTAGGAGCAAAAGCATCTATTTACCGTCAAGATTTACCGTTGGGAACAGGTCATGCTATTATGTGTGCAAAACCATCTTTATCAGGGCCTGCGGTAATCGCTTATGCCGATACGTTGATTAGAGCAGAATTTGATTTAGACCCAGCAGCGGATAGCGTTATTTGGACCAAACAAGTAGATAATCCAGAAGCTTACGGAGTTGTGAAATTAAATGCCAACCAAGAGATTGTTGAATTAGTTGAAAAACCTGAAAATTTTGTAAGCGACCAAGCCGTTATTGGTATTTATTACTTTAAAGATGTCGCTATTTTAAAAGAAAAACTACAACAAATTTTAGATGAGAACGTTACCAATGGAGGTGAATACCAAATTAACGATGGTATAAAACGTATGATGGCAGACGGTAAAGTATTTAAAACAGGCACCGTTGATGAGTGGATGGATTGTGGAAACAAAGCCATAACTATTGAAACCAATGCAAGAATGTTGGGCTTTTTAAAGGCTGATGGCGAAGAGCAATTAGTGGCAACTTCGGCGAAATTACATGATTCAAAAATTATCGAACCTTGTTTTATTGGCGAACATGTGGTGCTTAAAAACAGTACAGTTGGCCCTCATGTATCTATTGGAAATAACAGTGTTATTGAAAATTCAACCGTTAAAAATAGCTTAATACAAACACATACCACCATCAAAAATGCTAATTTAGACGAGGCGATGATTGGTAATCATGTAAAATATGATGGTAAGTTTACTAGTGTAAGTATTGGTGATTATTCGGTGTTGGAATAA
- a CDS encoding GIY-YIG nuclease family protein yields MKHWYVYIMANKPNGVLYIGITDNIDERVKEHKLKVYPKSFTAKYNCGMLVYFEEFENGNKALLREKQFKKWKRDWKIKLIQEMNPSWSDLSINWNLNFNKLRE; encoded by the coding sequence ATGAAGCATTGGTATGTATATATCATGGCAAATAAACCAAATGGAGTTTTATATATAGGAATAACAGATAACATTGACGAGCGAGTAAAGGAACATAAATTAAAAGTATATCCTAAGTCCTTTACGGCAAAGTACAATTGTGGTATGCTTGTTTATTTCGAAGAATTTGAAAACGGCAATAAAGCTTTATTAAGAGAAAAGCAATTTAAGAAATGGAAAAGAGATTGGAAAATTAAACTCATTCAAGAAATGAATCCAAGTTGGTCTGATTTGAGCATAAATTGGAATCTAAATTTTAATAAATTAAGAGAATAA